One Panthera leo isolate Ple1 chromosome B1, P.leo_Ple1_pat1.1, whole genome shotgun sequence DNA window includes the following coding sequences:
- the ZNF518B gene encoding zinc finger protein 518B, whose product MQIKKMKDIGQQLYTTQVNDAQNSLTMSPKQPNANRATRPDRQEAQALLCQGSEAEAAVMTVATCVKCKSVHRIPLRDPKKGTGQSQKDDKYVCFTCNLGMASSHFHFVNSNPSAAHVGNKAETISGSVSNKFKVRNFKPGKYYCDKCRFSTKDPLQYKKHTLQHEEIKFICSHCSYISYTKGEFQRHLVKHTGIFPYQCEYCDYGAIRNDYIVKHRRRVHERAGGKRPPKTVAKLEPKRAGASKQNAELLKAPSPRTAFQNRLSDQLSRFSLHTNKDKMHNIMLLPESKEHQKDVVCVPNKVTLSEPNEVSLFENKSVEVEVLSPAKEPVQPGMPLTVVAPAELVVPANCLAQLMDVKVVNGTQQLVLKLFPLEEGNRPEASGAEGRSSERMTNEKGSTEREKMASAGHTKPPPIEGNVGKLAGFDNLHSAVQKQLKNVKWVRSYDFFLSDSRVHNRGESLLNPDTVEDFQKKSSTYPHRPALPSLSFKGHSPSAIVKHSVLHGLRTASSPFPHKAAVSFTEDRRHLHSDSHSFFPLAAPPAAVPSGDQGLLPVSTNHLESRNEISVPAKMAPSHRKLKDKQTEEHKAGSNTGQIASQRKREYLHLSIPGEDSIGALPPGEEPLELKNPERTKDSFDGPVISSVFSLSSGSENVPEGVKWNSSTSKIKSIELLRRKIAQLIESCGKPSSLSANNAHRRSVGQASKGTSKAAPEGIHEINVSFTGTGYSTGTLPKPQDDGAINGQLTHQQMYPQFMEDSNGKTESRVTRKAHVATPVLIPKGAVLRVLNSSEDAHIIEATCEAPVSIPCSETQLIKPIPLCPVRQTDSDLQSLTSKSGPVDVSQNLDIPLRPKPRKESATCSTMPKKTGPLHSHQGSSEPSKQGKLLPRSLPISKNKTKQVNSSKKKTKIQADPSRYLKDPSIFQVTRQLRLIAAKPDQLIKCPRRNQPVIVLNHPDVDSPEVTNVMKVINKYKGNVLKVVLSERTRCQLGIRRHHVRLTYQNVEEANQIKRQMMLKMKLKKVHKNNYQVVDSLPDDSSQCIFKCWFCGRLYEDQEEWMSHGQRHLIEATRDWDVLSSKGK is encoded by the coding sequence ATGCAGATAAAGAAGATGAAGGATATCGGACAGCAGTTATATACCACACAAGTGAACGACGCACAGAATTCCTTGACCATGTCACCCAAACAGCCTAATGCTAATAGAGCGACTCGACCAGACAGACAAGAAGCGCAGGCTCTGTTATGTCAAGGCTCAGAGGCGGAGGCTGCCGTGATGACGGTTGCTACGTGTGTAAAGTGCAAAAGTGTCCACAGAATCCCGCTTCGAGATCCGAAGAAGGGTACTGGGCAGAGCCAAAAGGACGACAAGTATGTTTGCTTCACATGCAACCTCGGCATGGcttcttcccattttcattttgtgaacaGTAATCCCAGTGCAGCTCACGTAGGAAATAAAGCTGAGACCATCTCAGGTTCCGTCAGTAACAAATTTAAGGTAAGGAACTTTAAGCCCGGCAAATACTATTGTGATAAATGTCGATTTTCCACAAAGGACCCTCTGCAGTACAAAAAGCACACGCTTCAACATGAAGAGATTAAATTCATCTGTTCTCACTGCAGCTACATTTCCTACACAAAAGGGGAGTTTCAGAGGCACTTGGTGAAACACACGGGCATATTCCCTTACCAGTGTGAGTACTGCGACTATGGCGCTATCAGAAACGACTACATCGTCAAACACAGGAGGAGAGTGCACGAGAGGGCCGGTGGAAAGCGGCCGCCCAAAACCGTGGCCAAGCTGGAGCCGAAAAGAGCCGGCGCATCCAAACAAAACGCAGAGCTTTTAAAAGCTCCCAGTCCGAGGACTGCGTTTCAAAATCGGTTGTCGGATCAACTCTCAAGGTTCTCCCTCCATACAAATAAGGACAAAATGCACAATATCATGTTGCTGCCTGAATCCAAGGAACACCAGAAAGATGTAGTGTGTGTTCCGAATAAAGTGACCTTGTCGGAGCCAAACGAGGTCAGTCTGTTTGAGAACAAAAGCGTGGAGGTGGAAGTGCTGTCCCCTGCAAAAGAGCCCGTGCAGCCGGGAATGCCCTTGACAGTCGTGGCACCGGCGGAATTAGTTGTCCCTGCAAACTGTCTAGCCCAGTTGATGGATGTGAAGGTTGTCAATGGAACCCAGCAGCTGGTCCTGAAACTGTTTCCTCTGGAAGAAGGTAACCGCCCTGAAGCCAGCGGGGCTGAGGGAAGGAGTTCTGAGCGTATGACTAACGAAAAGGGTTCAACCGAACGGGAAAAAATGGCTTCTGCAGGACATACAAAGCCACCGCCGATTGAAGGGAATGTCGGAAAACTCGCAGGCTTTGATAATCTCCATTCTGCGGTTcagaaacaacttaaaaatgtGAAGTGGGTGAGGTCTTACGACTTTTTCCTGTCAGATTCTCGTGTGCACAACCGTGGGGAATCCCTCCTCAACCCAGATACAGTGGAGgatttccagaaaaaaagtaGCACGTATCCACATAGACCGGCCCTTccgtctctctccttcaaaggtCATTCTCCATCAGCTATAGTAAAACACAGTGTTTTACATGGTCTCAGAACCGCATCAAGCCCGTTTCCACATAAAGCTGCTGTTTCTTTTACTGAGGATAGAAGACATTTACACAGCGACTCACACTCGTTCTTCCCTCTTGCTGCACCACCTGCAGCTGTGCCCTCCGGAGACCAGGGCTTGTTGCCTGTGAGCACAAATCACTTGGAATCTAGAAATGAGATCAGTGTTCCTGCAAAAATGGCTCCCTCCCACAGGAAGCTGAAGGACAAGCAGACAGAGGAACACAAGGCAGGTTCAAATACGGGCCAGATTGCCTCTCAACGCAAAAGGGAGTATTTACACCTAAGTATACCTGGAGAAGATAGCATCGGGGCTCTGCCGCCTGGGGAGGAACCCCTGGAACTAAAGAATCCAGAAAGGACTAAAGACTCTTTCGATGGCCCGGTCATCTCGTCAGTATTTTCTCTGAGCTCTGGGTCCGAAAATGTCCCTGAGGGTGTTAAATGGAATAGTTCCACGTCCAAAATAAAGTCAATTGAACTCTTGCGCAGAAAGATAGCTCAGTTAATTGAATCCTGTGGCAAGCCTTCATCTTTGTCTGCAAATAATGCACATCGCCGTTCTGTAGGGCAGGCCTCGAAGGGAACCTCGAAAGCTGCTCCTGAAGGTATTCACGAAATTAACGTGTCGTTTACTGGCACCGGCTATTCCACAGGCACGCTCCCCAAACCTCAGGATGACGGCGCTATTAATGGACAGCTTACTCATCAGCAAATGTATCCACAGTTTATGGAAGACAGCAATGGGAAAACTGAAAGCAGAGTGACCAGGAAGGCCCATGTTGCTACTCCAGTATTGATCCCCAAAGGGGCTGTGTTGAGGGTTCTTAATTCTTCTGAGGATGCCCACATTATAGAGGCTACGTGTGAAGCACCCGTCAGTATACCTTGCAGTGAGACACAGTTAATAAAACCCATCCCGCTCTGCCCAGTGAGACAGACAGACTCAGACTTACAGTCTTTGACAAGTAAAAGTGGGCCAGTAGATGTGTCCCAAAATCTTGATATACCTCTTCGGCCAAAACCAAGGAAAGAGAGTGCTACTTGTAGCACCATGCCTAAAAAAACTGGTCCCCTACACAGTCACCAAGGAAGCAGTGAACCAAGTAAGCAAGGGAAACTGCTCCCCAGAAGTCTTcctataagtaaaaataaaaccaaacaagtgAACTCAtccaagaagaaaaccaaaatccaGGCTGACCCCAGCCGCTATCTCAAGGATCCTTCAATTTTTCAGGTCACAAGACAACTTCGACTGATAGCAGCTAAACCAGACCAGTTGATTAAATGCCCCCGTCGGAATCAGCCTGTCATTGTGTTAAACCATCCTGACGTTGACTCACCAGAAGTGACCAATGTGATGAAGGTAATAAACAAGTACAAAGGCAACGTCCTCAAAGTCGTCTTATCAGAGAGGACTAGGTGTCAGCTAGGCATCAGACGGCATCACGTCCGTCTGACCTACCAGAATGTGGAGGAAGCCAatcaaataaaaaggcaaatgatgttgaaaatgaaacttaaaaaagttcATAAAAACAACTACCAGGTGGTGGATTCCTTGCCTGATGACTCATCCCAGTGTATATTTAAGTGCTGGTTTTGTGGGCGGCTGTATGAAGACCAGGAAGAGTGGATGAGTCATGGCCAACGGCATTTGATAGAAGCTACTAGAGATTGGGATGTTCTTTCCTCCAAAGGCAAATAA